The Dyella caseinilytica genome has a window encoding:
- the metG gene encoding methionine--tRNA ligase yields MSRRLLVTHALPYANGHLHLGHLLGYIQTDIWVRAQRMMGSEVYFVAADDAHGTPIMLAAEKAGLSPEAFIDGIRASHEADFADFHFSYDNYYTTHSEENRELASLIYTRLRDSGYIAKRSIQQLFDPDKQMFLPDRYIKGTCPKCGTPDQYGDNCENCGATYAPTDLINPYSVMSGVTPVLRDSEHYFFELGKFETLLRDWFGGKLTNGAPVANAGVVAKLKEWLDGGLKDWDISRDAPYFGFPIPDAPGKFFYVWLDAPVGYLASFLNLCNRTSLKFDDFLASDSDAEMHHFIGKDIINFHGLFWPAMLHGAKLRTPTALHVNGYLTVNGAKMSKSRGTFIQARTYLDAGLHPEFLRYYFATMLSDTPVDVDLDLKAFEERVNSHLIGKWVNIASRTAGFVHKFFDGRLAPQFSEEQNELWRVLISHYEGVPALYESGEFAEAMRRFVLIADLVNGHIAAKAPWVMAKNEDQREELHQVCSFSLAAFRLLAGLLKPVLPATVEAAEHFLAAPIADFDSACATLHNHTIQAFEPLLSRIDPKRIEAMVEASKESLGATPEPESTNKKPAKKDSKPMTDNTATPQDAAVITIDDFAKLDLRVGKVLACEFIDGSDKLLRFELDAGPLGKRQIFSGIRAAYGEPEKLIGRNVVFIANLAPRKMRFGLSEGMILSAGDGGSDLFLLDADQGAKPGATVR; encoded by the coding sequence ATGAGCCGACGCCTTCTCGTTACCCACGCCCTGCCCTATGCCAATGGCCATCTACACTTGGGCCATCTGCTGGGCTACATCCAGACCGACATCTGGGTCCGCGCGCAGCGAATGATGGGCAGCGAGGTTTATTTCGTGGCGGCGGACGATGCCCACGGCACGCCGATCATGCTGGCCGCTGAAAAAGCGGGCCTGTCTCCGGAAGCCTTCATCGACGGTATCCGTGCCAGCCATGAAGCGGACTTTGCCGACTTCCATTTCAGCTACGACAACTACTACACCACGCACTCGGAAGAGAACCGCGAACTGGCATCGCTGATCTACACGCGTCTGCGTGACAGCGGCTACATCGCCAAGCGCAGCATCCAGCAGCTGTTCGACCCGGACAAGCAAATGTTCCTGCCGGACCGCTACATCAAGGGCACCTGCCCGAAATGTGGCACGCCGGATCAGTACGGCGACAACTGCGAAAACTGCGGTGCCACCTATGCGCCGACCGATCTGATCAACCCGTATTCGGTGATGTCCGGCGTCACGCCCGTGCTGCGCGATTCGGAGCATTACTTCTTCGAACTGGGCAAGTTCGAAACACTGTTGCGCGACTGGTTCGGCGGCAAGCTGACTAACGGCGCGCCGGTGGCCAACGCCGGCGTGGTGGCCAAACTGAAAGAATGGCTGGATGGCGGCCTGAAGGATTGGGATATCTCGCGCGATGCGCCCTACTTCGGTTTTCCGATTCCCGACGCACCCGGCAAGTTCTTCTACGTGTGGCTGGATGCACCGGTCGGCTACCTCGCCAGCTTTCTCAACCTGTGCAACCGCACCAGCTTGAAGTTCGACGATTTCCTCGCATCGGACAGCGATGCCGAAATGCATCACTTCATCGGCAAGGACATCATCAACTTCCACGGCCTGTTCTGGCCGGCCATGCTGCACGGCGCGAAGCTCCGCACGCCGACGGCGCTACACGTCAACGGCTATCTCACGGTGAATGGCGCGAAGATGTCCAAGTCGCGCGGCACCTTCATCCAGGCACGGACCTATCTGGATGCCGGACTGCATCCGGAATTCCTGCGCTATTACTTCGCCACGATGCTGAGTGACACGCCGGTCGATGTAGATCTGGATCTGAAAGCGTTTGAAGAACGCGTCAACTCGCACCTGATCGGCAAATGGGTGAATATCGCCAGCCGTACCGCAGGTTTCGTGCACAAGTTCTTCGACGGGCGCCTGGCGCCGCAATTCTCCGAAGAGCAGAACGAGCTGTGGCGCGTGCTGATCTCCCACTACGAAGGCGTGCCTGCGCTGTATGAAAGCGGCGAGTTCGCCGAAGCGATGCGCCGTTTCGTGCTGATCGCCGATCTGGTCAACGGCCACATCGCGGCCAAGGCGCCATGGGTAATGGCCAAGAACGAAGATCAGCGCGAAGAGCTGCATCAAGTCTGTTCGTTCTCGCTGGCGGCCTTCCGTTTGCTGGCGGGCCTGCTGAAGCCAGTGCTGCCGGCGACGGTGGAAGCGGCCGAACACTTCCTGGCCGCGCCGATTGCCGACTTCGATTCGGCCTGCGCCACCTTGCACAACCACACCATTCAAGCTTTCGAGCCCCTGCTCTCGCGCATCGATCCCAAGCGCATCGAAGCGATGGTTGAGGCCTCGAAGGAATCACTGGGCGCCACACCGGAGCCCGAAAGCACCAACAAGAAACCCGCCAAAAAAGACAGCAAGCCGATGACCGATAACACTGCCACACCGCAAGACGCCGCCGTCATTACTATCGACGATTTCGCCAAACTCGACCTGCGTGTGGGCAAGGTGCTGGCCTGCGAATTCATCGACGGCTCGGACAAATTGCTGCGGTTCGAACTGGATGCCGGTCCGCTGGGTAAGCGTCAAATCTTCTCCGGTATCCGCGCGGCTTATGGCGAACCGGAAAAGCTGATCGGCCGCAACGTGGTGTTCATCGCCAACCTGGCACCGCGCAAGATGCGCTTCGGCCTGTCCGAAGGCATGATCCTTTCTGCCGGCGACGGTGGCAGCGATCTGTTCCTGCTGGACGCCGATCAAGGAGCAAAGCCCGGCGCTACAGTGCGCTGA
- a CDS encoding RnfABCDGE type electron transport complex subunit B: MTPSLTDRIDALLPQTQCEQCGYHGCRPYAEAVASGVAEINQCPPGGSEGIAKLAALLGRAPLPLNPENGVEKPRTLARIIEADCIGCTKCIQVCPVDAIVGANKLMHTVIADDCTGCERCIPACPVDCIVLEPMPLMQANDQDHADIARQHFQRREARLAVQQAQREAELASRKAHVDSASQSVLDALTRAKAKKQEPKA; this comes from the coding sequence GTGACCCCTTCGCTCACCGATCGCATTGATGCCTTGCTGCCGCAGACGCAGTGCGAGCAATGCGGCTACCACGGCTGTCGTCCTTACGCAGAGGCGGTTGCCAGCGGCGTGGCAGAGATCAACCAATGTCCACCTGGAGGCAGCGAAGGTATCGCCAAACTCGCTGCCCTGCTTGGCCGCGCACCGCTGCCGCTGAACCCGGAAAACGGTGTCGAAAAGCCGCGCACGCTGGCACGCATCATCGAAGCCGATTGCATCGGCTGCACCAAATGCATCCAGGTATGCCCGGTCGATGCCATCGTCGGCGCCAACAAACTGATGCACACGGTGATCGCAGACGATTGCACCGGCTGCGAACGCTGTATACCAGCCTGCCCGGTTGACTGCATCGTGCTGGAACCAATGCCGCTGATGCAGGCAAACGATCAAGATCACGCGGATATCGCGCGTCAGCACTTCCAGCGTCGCGAAGCGCGCCTTGCGGTACAGCAAGCTCAACGCGAAGCGGAGCTGGCATCGCGCAAGGCACACGTAGATAGCGCCAGCCAAAGTGTGTTGGATGCGCTGACACGCGCCAAAGCCAAAAAGCAGGAGCCCAAAGCGTGA
- the nth gene encoding endonuclease III, whose product MKKADVVELFTRLRELNPHPTTELVYTTPFELLVAVVLSAQATDVGVNKATRKLYPVANTPQAILDLGEEKLKRYISTIGLFNAKAKNVIALCKILVEQYSSEVPDNREALEALPGVGRKTANVVLNTAFGHPTMAVDTHIFRVSNRTGLAPGKDVRAVEDKLEKVVPPEFKQDAHHWLILHGRYVCKARKPDCPQCVIRDLCRYKDKTPA is encoded by the coding sequence GTGAAGAAAGCCGATGTGGTCGAACTGTTCACGCGGCTGCGCGAACTCAATCCGCACCCCACCACCGAACTGGTCTACACCACACCGTTCGAACTGCTCGTGGCGGTGGTGCTTTCGGCGCAAGCCACGGATGTTGGCGTAAACAAGGCCACGCGCAAACTTTATCCTGTTGCCAACACGCCACAGGCCATCCTCGATCTTGGCGAGGAGAAGCTCAAGCGCTATATCAGCACCATTGGCTTGTTCAACGCCAAGGCCAAGAACGTCATCGCGCTATGCAAGATCCTAGTCGAGCAGTACAGCAGCGAAGTGCCGGATAACCGCGAAGCGCTGGAAGCCTTGCCCGGCGTCGGACGCAAAACCGCGAATGTAGTGCTTAATACGGCGTTCGGGCATCCCACCATGGCGGTGGACACGCATATCTTCCGCGTTTCCAATCGTACCGGCCTTGCGCCGGGTAAAGACGTGCGTGCTGTCGAAGACAAGCTCGAAAAAGTGGTGCCTCCGGAGTTCAAGCAGGACGCACATCATTGGCTCATCCTGCATGGACGCTATGTGTGCAAGGCTCGCAAGCCGGATTGTCCGCAGTGCGTGATTCGGGATCTTTGCCGATACAAGGACAAAACTCCGGCGTAG